A genomic region of Leptolyngbya sp. NIES-2104 contains the following coding sequences:
- the bchH gene encoding magnesium chelatase subunit H, whose amino-acid sequence MKRIVLIAGFESFNAGLYRQAAELAQGRCPELDIRVFSDRDLNTSSAEVEAALQTADVFFASLLFDYDQVLWLRERVSEIPIRLVFESALELMSLTQIGKFAIGDKPKGMPKPVKFILDKFSNGREEDKLAGYISFLKTGPKLLKFVPVQKVQDLRNWLIIYGYWNAGGSENVAAMFCTIAQKYLGLSVGEIAEAIETPNIGLLHPDYSGYFDSPKQYLEWYRQRFNSDHPTVGILLYRKHVITKQPYIPKLIRAFEKANLIPVPIFINGVEGHVAVRDLMTTEYEMEMRDRGIKETLSLSDQAVKVDAIVSTIGFPLVGGPAGSMEAGRQIEVAKRILSAKNVPYMVAAPLLIQDIHSWTRQGIGGLQSVVLYSLPELDGAIDTIPLGGLVGETIYLVPERVDRLTGRLNQWIKLRRTAPKERKIAILLYGFPPGYGAVGTAALLNVPRSLLKLLQVMKAQGYELGDLPEDGEALIQAVKNADEGDSIAISTQTLEQWLGYLLTSRVKKQWKSLSNSGIKTLGDDLVWGGVQLGNVWIGVQPPLGISGDPMRLMFERDLTPHPQYAAFYKWLQNDFGADAIVHFGMHGTVEWLPGSPLGNTGYSWSDILLGNLPNLYIYAANNPSESILAKRRGYGTLISHNVPPYGRAGLYKELVNIRDLVAEYREDPEKNYALKSAIVQKIIDIGIDADCPFEDAKRLGIAFSVENISLFSNDAFNHYLIKLYEYLQVLENRLFSSGLHTLGEKPSAEAIESYLNAYFDNQSSELTRIAQGEDLAEYQEAIDIRNLLLQTPDELTNLLRGLNGEYIPPAPGGDLLRDGLGALPTGRNIHALDPYRMPSPAAYERGREIARKIIDQHLKEHQSYPETVAVMLWGLDAIKTKGESLGILLELVGAEPTKEGTGRIVRYSLKPLSEVGHPRIDVLANLSGIFRDSFVNIIELLDDLFQRAAELDEPEDQNFIRKHAIALSQKGIENPTARLFSNPAGDYGSLVNDQVVASNWESGEELGQTWQSRNVFSYGRNDKGEARSQVLETLLKTTDRIVQEIDSVEYGLTDIQEYYANTGGLKRAAEQQKGAKVQASFVESFSKDTTPRNLEDLLRMEYRTKLLNPKWAEAMTAQGSGGAYEISQRMTALIGWSGTVDFKESWVYDQAADTYALDSEMAKRLQEANPEAFRNIVARMLEANGRGFWNPDQEKLEKLRSLYDQSDSKIEGVPIA is encoded by the coding sequence ATGAAGCGAATTGTTTTGATCGCGGGATTTGAGTCGTTTAATGCGGGACTGTATCGGCAGGCAGCGGAACTGGCTCAGGGGCGGTGTCCGGAGTTGGATATTCGCGTGTTTAGCGATCGCGATCTCAATACAAGTTCTGCTGAAGTGGAAGCGGCGTTACAAACAGCGGATGTGTTTTTTGCCAGCCTCTTGTTTGACTATGATCAAGTGCTTTGGTTGAGAGAGCGAGTGTCAGAGATTCCGATTCGATTGGTGTTTGAATCGGCGTTGGAATTGATGAGTTTGACGCAGATCGGGAAGTTTGCCATTGGTGACAAGCCGAAAGGAATGCCGAAGCCTGTCAAGTTCATTCTCGATAAATTTAGCAACGGGCGGGAAGAAGATAAGCTTGCGGGATACATTAGCTTTTTGAAAACGGGACCGAAATTGTTGAAGTTTGTGCCTGTTCAGAAGGTTCAGGATTTGCGGAACTGGTTGATTATTTACGGGTATTGGAATGCGGGCGGAAGTGAGAATGTTGCGGCGATGTTTTGTACGATCGCGCAAAAATATTTAGGGTTGTCGGTTGGGGAAATTGCAGAAGCGATCGAGACTCCCAATATCGGACTTTTACATCCAGATTATTCTGGTTATTTTGACTCACCGAAGCAATATCTAGAGTGGTATCGTCAGCGGTTTAATTCTGATCATCCAACTGTTGGGATTCTGTTATATCGGAAGCACGTTATTACAAAACAGCCGTATATTCCGAAGTTGATTCGAGCGTTTGAGAAAGCGAATTTGATTCCGGTTCCGATTTTTATTAATGGCGTTGAAGGTCATGTTGCGGTTCGGGATTTGATGACGACTGAGTATGAGATGGAAATGCGCGATCGAGGAATTAAAGAAACGCTTTCACTCTCCGATCAGGCGGTAAAAGTCGATGCCATTGTTTCTACGATCGGGTTTCCATTGGTCGGAGGTCCCGCTGGATCAATGGAAGCAGGGCGACAAATTGAAGTCGCAAAACGGATTCTCAGCGCGAAGAATGTTCCTTATATGGTTGCAGCTCCATTGTTGATTCAAGATATTCATTCTTGGACGCGGCAGGGAATTGGCGGATTGCAAAGTGTGGTTTTGTATTCGTTGCCGGAATTGGATGGGGCGATCGATACAATTCCGCTCGGTGGTTTGGTTGGAGAAACAATTTATTTAGTTCCAGAACGAGTCGATCGATTAACTGGAAGATTGAATCAATGGATTAAACTACGTCGAACTGCGCCTAAAGAGCGGAAAATTGCGATTTTGCTGTATGGATTTCCACCGGGATATGGGGCAGTTGGGACAGCGGCGTTATTGAACGTTCCGCGATCGCTACTCAAGTTACTTCAAGTCATGAAAGCGCAAGGATATGAGCTTGGAGACTTGCCCGAAGATGGGGAAGCTCTGATCCAAGCTGTGAAGAATGCAGATGAAGGAGATTCGATCGCAATCTCAACTCAAACTTTAGAACAATGGTTAGGCTATCTGCTGACTTCGAGAGTTAAGAAACAATGGAAGTCTTTATCAAATAGCGGCATTAAAACATTAGGTGATGACTTAGTTTGGGGCGGCGTACAGTTAGGAAATGTTTGGATCGGAGTACAGCCACCGCTTGGAATTTCTGGCGATCCGATGCGATTGATGTTTGAGCGGGATTTAACGCCTCATCCGCAGTATGCAGCGTTTTACAAATGGCTTCAGAATGACTTTGGAGCAGATGCGATCGTGCATTTCGGAATGCACGGCACAGTAGAATGGCTGCCCGGTTCACCGCTCGGAAACACAGGTTATTCCTGGTCAGATATTCTACTTGGCAATCTTCCGAATCTTTATATCTATGCTGCGAATAATCCTTCTGAGTCGATTTTGGCAAAGCGTCGAGGCTATGGAACTCTGATTTCTCACAATGTTCCGCCGTATGGTCGAGCAGGATTGTACAAAGAGCTAGTGAACATTCGCGATCTAGTAGCAGAATATCGGGAAGATCCAGAAAAGAACTATGCGCTTAAGTCTGCGATCGTTCAAAAAATCATTGATATTGGCATCGATGCAGATTGTCCGTTTGAAGATGCGAAACGGTTAGGAATTGCTTTTAGTGTTGAGAACATTAGTTTATTTAGCAATGATGCTTTCAATCACTATCTAATCAAGCTGTATGAGTACTTACAGGTTTTAGAAAATCGATTGTTCTCGTCGGGCTTGCATACGTTAGGTGAGAAACCATCAGCGGAAGCGATCGAGAGTTATCTAAATGCTTACTTTGACAATCAGAGTTCCGAGCTTACTAGAATTGCTCAAGGTGAAGATTTAGCAGAGTATCAAGAAGCGATCGACATTCGCAATTTGCTTCTACAAACACCAGATGAACTTACGAATCTATTACGGGGTCTAAACGGTGAATACATTCCTCCTGCTCCGGGTGGCGACTTGCTACGAGATGGTTTAGGAGCATTACCGACAGGTCGAAACATTCACGCGCTTGATCCCTATCGAATGCCTTCCCCAGCAGCATACGAACGCGGTCGCGAAATTGCTCGAAAGATCATTGATCAGCATTTGAAGGAACATCAAAGCTATCCTGAAACAGTCGCGGTAATGCTTTGGGGATTAGATGCAATTAAAACGAAAGGCGAATCACTTGGAATCTTACTAGAGTTAGTTGGTGCAGAACCGACGAAAGAAGGAACAGGGCGGATTGTTCGCTATAGTTTGAAACCGCTTTCAGAAGTTGGACATCCTCGAATTGATGTTCTCGCGAATCTTTCGGGAATCTTTCGGGATAGCTTTGTGAACATTATTGAACTATTAGATGATCTCTTCCAAAGAGCCGCAGAACTCGATGAGCCAGAAGATCAAAACTTTATTCGGAAACATGCGATCGCGCTTTCTCAAAAAGGCATCGAAAACCCCACAGCCCGTTTATTCTCGAATCCCGCAGGCGATTACGGTTCTTTAGTCAATGATCAAGTGGTTGCTTCAAATTGGGAATCAGGCGAAGAATTAGGACAAACTTGGCAGAGTCGGAATGTCTTTAGTTATGGTAGGAACGACAAAGGAGAGGCGCGATCGCAAGTTCTCGAAACATTGCTCAAGACTACCGATCGCATTGTTCAAGAAATCGATTCGGTTGAATATGGCTTAACCGACATTCAGGAATACTATGCGAACACAGGCGGACTCAAACGCGCCGCAGAACAACAAAAAGGTGCAAAAGTTCAGGCAAGTTTTGTCGAAAGCTTCTCGAAAGATACGACTCCTCGGAATTTGGAAGACCTCTTGAGAATGGAGTATCGCACGAAGTTACTCAATCCGAAATGGGCGGAAGCCATGACAGCACAAGGATCAGGCGGAGCTTATGAAATTTCGCAGCGCATGACCGCTCTGATTGGCTGGAGTGGAACAGTCGATTTCAAAGAATCTTGGGTGTACGACCAGGCGGCGGATACTTATGCGCTCGATTCAGAGATGGCGAAACGATTGCAAGAAGCGAATCCTGAAGCGTTTCGGAATATTGTGGCGCGGATGCTTGAAGCGAATGGGCGCGGGTTTTGGAATCCGGATCAGGAAAAATTGGAAAAACTGCGATCGCTCTACGATCAATCTGATAGCAAAATCGAAGGAGTCCCAATCGCGTAG
- a CDS encoding Uma2 family endonuclease — protein MTYVASQELTFEEFVAQYGDNPRYELIDGELRDMEPTGPHEAVSGEVAGRLFAGILRLRLKWTIPKNCLIKPPAAEATALRPDVIVLDKSRLEREPLWQREPILMSGQAIKLVVEVASKNWQDDYARKVEEYALLQIPEYWIVDFRALGGIQYIGKPKQPTFTVYQLVEDQYQQKQYRLEDAIASPLFPDLSLRLSDVMP, from the coding sequence ATGACTTATGTAGCTTCTCAGGAACTCACTTTTGAAGAGTTTGTCGCTCAGTATGGTGACAATCCGCGTTACGAGCTAATTGATGGAGAATTGCGAGATATGGAGCCGACTGGACCACACGAGGCTGTGTCTGGAGAAGTGGCAGGTCGGTTGTTCGCTGGAATTTTAAGGTTGAGATTAAAGTGGACAATTCCAAAGAATTGTTTGATCAAACCGCCCGCAGCAGAAGCAACAGCATTGCGCCCTGATGTGATTGTTCTAGACAAATCTCGGTTAGAACGTGAACCGCTTTGGCAACGAGAACCGATATTAATGAGTGGGCAAGCTATAAAGCTTGTGGTTGAAGTGGCAAGTAAGAATTGGCAAGACGACTATGCGCGGAAAGTTGAAGAATATGCACTGCTTCAAATTCCTGAATATTGGATTGTTGATTTTCGCGCTTTAGGTGGCATTCAGTACATCGGTAAACCAAAGCAACCGACTTTCACGGTTTATCAGCTTGTAGAAGATCAATATCAGCAAAAGCAATATAGATTAGAAGATGCGATCGCATCTCCATTATTTCCAGATTTATCTCTGCGCCTCAGCGATGTGATGCCTTAA
- a CDS encoding ABC transporter substrate-binding protein, translated as MEMLQEYRHKFVQYWRRSLTFRMVSSFVAFALTALLIVLPLRAQQPVVLSVLIPAPDVKPFPPVIAEFERQNPGIKINIVEGPNASNLVEDLYSSAFLLGDSPYDLLNMDITWVPKFAAAGWLQDISDIIPQSELAQFLQGDIEGGRYKGKLYRLPYRTDVGMLYYRSDLLQQAGLKPPETFQELIQASKTVQGKNAAQWGYVWQGRQYEGLSAMFTEVLQGNGGFWINPQTNEVGLDRPEAIDTVKFLVSTIQQNISPPGVNTYIEEDTRRLFQSGNTLFMRNWPYAWDLLNKDDSPVRGKVGIKPMVRAPNERSGACQGGWGMGISSSTRHPEEARKAVRFFTSPEIQKQLSIAGAYLPTRRALYNDQELLQRYEYFPLVLKILENPALRPPIAQYAQASDILQRYLNAVLSGQSSPEAAMQAAARETRSLLGV; from the coding sequence ATGGAAATGCTACAAGAATATCGCCATAAATTCGTGCAGTATTGGCGACGATCGCTGACCTTTCGGATGGTTAGTTCGTTCGTTGCCTTTGCGCTCACTGCACTGCTGATCGTTCTTCCGTTGAGAGCACAGCAACCTGTTGTGTTATCGGTTTTGATTCCGGCTCCAGATGTGAAACCGTTTCCGCCTGTAATTGCAGAGTTTGAGCGGCAAAATCCAGGGATTAAGATCAATATTGTTGAAGGTCCAAACGCTTCTAACCTGGTCGAGGATTTGTATTCTTCTGCATTTTTGCTGGGGGACTCACCTTATGATCTCCTGAACATGGACATCACCTGGGTTCCAAAGTTTGCTGCCGCAGGTTGGCTACAAGATATTTCAGACATCATTCCACAATCGGAACTGGCTCAGTTTTTGCAGGGAGATATTGAAGGTGGACGATACAAAGGAAAGCTTTATCGCTTGCCGTATCGAACGGATGTCGGAATGTTGTACTACCGCTCAGATTTGCTGCAACAAGCAGGATTGAAGCCGCCGGAAACCTTTCAGGAATTGATTCAGGCATCGAAGACGGTGCAAGGAAAAAATGCGGCGCAGTGGGGTTATGTATGGCAGGGTCGGCAGTATGAAGGACTGTCTGCAATGTTCACAGAAGTTCTACAAGGCAACGGGGGCTTTTGGATTAATCCACAAACGAATGAGGTGGGACTCGATCGACCAGAAGCGATCGATACCGTTAAATTTCTCGTAAGTACGATTCAGCAAAACATTTCACCGCCTGGCGTGAACACCTATATCGAGGAAGATACTCGGCGCTTGTTCCAGAGCGGTAACACGCTGTTTATGCGGAATTGGCCCTATGCCTGGGACTTGTTGAATAAAGATGATTCTCCAGTTCGCGGCAAGGTGGGAATTAAACCGATGGTTCGCGCACCGAATGAACGGAGCGGGGCGTGTCAAGGCGGTTGGGGAATGGGCATCTCTAGCAGCACTCGACATCCAGAAGAAGCACGTAAAGCGGTACGGTTCTTTACCAGTCCTGAAATTCAAAAGCAATTATCGATCGCTGGGGCGTATCTACCGACTCGACGGGCACTTTACAACGATCAGGAACTGCTTCAGCGCTATGAGTATTTCCCATTGGTGCTGAAAATCTTGGAAAATCCAGCCTTGCGTCCTCCGATCGCGCAATATGCTCAAGCTTCAGACATTTTGCAGCGCTACTTGAATGCGGTGCTTTCGGGTCAATCTTCACCGGAAGCAGCAATGCAGGCGGCAGCACGGGAAACTCGATCGTTGTTAGGAGTGTAA
- a CDS encoding carbohydrate ABC transporter permease — MKDVIRERERRTGWFLTIPALVILALVFAYPILRAFWQSLFAQNLGTQLNSEFVGLANFGRMAQDGRFWRTLINSAIFTFVSVFFELILGMGIALVLNQQFRGRGTVRTIAILPWALPTALIALGWTWIFNDQYGIVNDILMRFGIINTGINWLGNPTLAMMAVIFADVWKTTPFISILLLAGLQSISNDLYEAQAIDGASPWQSFRTITLPLLMPQVVIALLFRLAQSFGIFDLISVMTGGGPGGGTETVSLYIYSTVMRYLDFGYGSALVVVTFLLLVLAVAIASFFLTRSRARAAGEV, encoded by the coding sequence ATGAAAGATGTGATTCGAGAACGAGAACGCCGCACAGGTTGGTTTTTAACCATTCCAGCATTGGTGATTTTAGCGTTGGTGTTTGCTTACCCGATTCTAAGAGCGTTTTGGCAAAGCTTGTTTGCTCAGAACTTAGGAACTCAATTAAATTCAGAGTTTGTCGGGTTGGCGAACTTTGGGCGGATGGCTCAAGATGGGCGATTCTGGCGAACGTTGATCAATTCAGCGATCTTTACCTTTGTATCGGTGTTCTTTGAGCTGATTCTGGGAATGGGGATTGCTTTGGTGTTGAATCAGCAGTTTCGAGGACGGGGAACGGTAAGAACGATCGCGATTTTGCCTTGGGCGTTACCCACTGCATTGATTGCACTCGGTTGGACTTGGATCTTCAATGATCAGTACGGCATCGTGAATGACATTCTGATGCGGTTTGGAATCATTAACACCGGGATTAACTGGCTCGGAAATCCAACGCTGGCGATGATGGCGGTAATTTTTGCAGATGTGTGGAAGACAACGCCATTTATCAGCATTCTGCTACTGGCAGGATTGCAGTCGATTTCAAATGATCTGTATGAAGCACAAGCGATCGATGGCGCGAGTCCGTGGCAAAGTTTCCGAACAATCACCCTGCCGCTTTTAATGCCGCAAGTCGTGATTGCATTGTTATTCCGGTTGGCACAATCTTTTGGAATCTTTGACTTGATTAGTGTAATGACGGGCGGGGGTCCGGGCGGTGGAACTGAAACGGTTTCACTGTACATCTATTCGACGGTGATGCGCTATCTCGACTTTGGATATGGTTCAGCATTAGTTGTTGTAACCTTCCTGCTGTTGGTGTTGGCGGTTGCGATCGCGTCGTTTTTCCTCACCCGATCTAGAGCTAGAGCAGCAGGAGAAGTATAA
- a CDS encoding carbohydrate ABC transporter permease, with amino-acid sequence MTTVFPDSVDRRMPGGKATKIGRKLILPIAVAFTVIFCLAPILWQLLTSVKVNADIAAIPNVYFPTRYTLDHYRELFQRRPFLNYIFNSAIVSFASTILALGVGAPAAYALARLKLQGERWILAGILIVTLFPPILLFIGLLEVVRFFDLGNNYLALIIPYTAINLPLTILVMRSFFQQLPKELEDAARIDGYSTPRMLLEVVLPMTIPALVTTGILTFISAWNEFIFALTFITREDMKTVPVAGAQLGGASPFEIPYGPIAAATVLGTIPLVLLVLFFQRRIVQGLTAGAVKG; translated from the coding sequence ATGACCACTGTATTTCCAGATTCTGTCGATCGACGAATGCCGGGAGGAAAAGCGACCAAAATCGGACGCAAACTGATATTACCGATCGCGGTTGCATTCACGGTGATATTTTGTCTTGCACCGATCTTGTGGCAGTTGCTCACATCGGTCAAGGTGAATGCTGATATTGCTGCAATTCCAAACGTTTACTTCCCCACGCGCTATACGTTGGATCACTATCGCGAACTGTTTCAGCGTCGCCCGTTTTTGAACTACATCTTTAATAGCGCGATCGTATCGTTTGCATCGACGATATTAGCGCTGGGGGTAGGCGCTCCAGCAGCGTATGCTCTGGCGCGATTGAAGCTTCAAGGAGAGCGATGGATTCTTGCTGGTATCTTGATTGTGACCTTGTTCCCGCCGATTCTATTGTTTATCGGATTGTTAGAAGTCGTTCGCTTTTTTGACTTGGGTAACAATTATCTTGCGTTGATCATTCCTTATACTGCGATTAACTTACCGCTGACGATCTTAGTGATGCGGAGCTTTTTCCAGCAGTTACCGAAAGAACTCGAAGATGCTGCAAGAATTGATGGTTATAGTACGCCGCGAATGCTGCTTGAAGTCGTGTTACCGATGACGATTCCCGCATTGGTTACGACTGGAATTCTCACATTCATCTCCGCTTGGAATGAATTCATTTTTGCACTGACTTTCATTACTCGCGAAGACATGAAAACAGTTCCGGTGGCGGGCGCTCAGTTGGGTGGAGCTTCGCCGTTTGAGATTCCCTATGGACCGATCGCGGCTGCAACTGTTTTAGGTACGATTCCCCTCGTTTTACTGGTGTTGTTCTTCCAACGCCGCATCGTTCAAGGTCTAACTGCTGGAGCTGTCAAAGGATAA
- a CDS encoding ABC transporter ATP-binding protein: MERNLELIDLKKAYSATVVPVKNMNLQVKQGEFLTLLGPSGCGKSTILRLIAGLEQPTSGRVMINGRDVSRLNPGDRNIAMVFQSYALYPHMTVYDNIASGLKLRKTPHAEIKDRIREVADFLGLHELMDRKPGQLSGGQRQRVAVARTLVRRPDLFLLDEPLSNLDALLREHVRAELKQLFGSQNAPIVYVTHDQTEAMTLSTKVAVLNNGYLQQFDRPDVIYSHPANQFVAGFIGSPQMNFLRVPCSNGSAIVGSAKIPVPRGFSSKEVVLGIRPEHVHLAEGQNEPTLNGEVFLLENLGMHDLVSTRINNGAGETMNVRAILPVHSGLKSGSAVRLGFPVDHIHWFDVTTGDRIATADSRVMA; the protein is encoded by the coding sequence ATGGAAAGAAACTTAGAACTCATTGATTTAAAAAAGGCTTACAGTGCGACTGTTGTTCCTGTAAAGAACATGAATTTGCAGGTGAAACAAGGTGAGTTTTTAACCTTGCTGGGTCCGTCAGGGTGTGGAAAGTCTACGATTTTGCGGTTGATTGCAGGATTGGAACAGCCAACTAGCGGACGAGTGATGATTAACGGTCGGGATGTGAGTCGGTTAAATCCGGGCGATCGTAATATTGCAATGGTGTTTCAGAGCTACGCACTGTATCCACACATGACCGTGTACGACAACATTGCATCCGGGTTGAAGCTCCGTAAGACTCCACACGCTGAAATCAAAGACCGAATTCGTGAAGTTGCTGATTTCCTAGGCTTGCATGAACTGATGGATCGTAAACCAGGTCAGCTCTCCGGTGGTCAACGTCAACGGGTTGCAGTTGCAAGAACTCTAGTGCGTCGTCCGGATTTGTTTTTGTTGGATGAGCCGCTCAGTAACTTAGATGCACTGTTGCGGGAACACGTTCGAGCAGAGTTGAAACAGTTATTTGGTTCGCAAAACGCGCCGATCGTCTATGTGACTCATGATCAAACGGAAGCAATGACACTTTCGACGAAGGTCGCGGTGTTGAACAATGGTTATCTGCAACAGTTCGATCGACCCGATGTAATCTACAGTCATCCGGCAAATCAATTTGTGGCGGGCTTTATTGGCAGTCCGCAAATGAATTTTCTGCGGGTGCCTTGTAGCAATGGAAGTGCGATCGTAGGAAGTGCCAAGATTCCAGTTCCACGCGGATTTTCATCAAAAGAAGTGGTGTTGGGAATTCGTCCAGAGCATGTTCACCTAGCTGAAGGGCAGAATGAACCAACCTTAAACGGCGAAGTGTTCTTGCTTGAGAACCTAGGGATGCACGATTTGGTAAGTACTCGGATTAACAATGGTGCTGGGGAAACGATGAATGTTCGGGCGATTCTGCCTGTACATTCGGGATTGAAATCTGGTAGTGCAGTGCGATTAGGGTTCCCAGTCGATCACATTCATTGGTTTGATGTCACGACGGGCGATCGGATCGCGACGGCTGACTCACGGGTGATGGCATAG
- a CDS encoding bifunctional 2-polyprenyl-6-hydroxyphenol methylase/3-demethylubiquinol 3-O-methyltransferase UbiG, which produces MIQVLQNWQEVETATQALKQSNLPTHITIQKNWDQWLLAQLLEEYHVDRQSKILDLGCGDCCTLEFLSALGFQDLHGIDLNIKADSSNYQLYQGDITATSFPDSSFDVGVSVSVIEHGVDLDAFFREAYRILKPGGLLFATTDYWQDKILVDPAIQPFGLTWTVFSGAEIETAIGLAKTHGFVLNNTNEIPACAETTVSWYEKNYTFIALTFQKP; this is translated from the coding sequence ATGATTCAGGTTTTACAGAATTGGCAGGAAGTTGAGACAGCGACCCAAGCTTTGAAACAGTCAAATTTGCCTACGCACATCACGATTCAGAAGAATTGGGATCAGTGGTTATTGGCTCAACTTCTAGAGGAATATCATGTCGATCGACAATCGAAAATTCTCGATCTCGGATGTGGTGATTGTTGCACATTAGAATTCCTATCTGCGCTTGGTTTTCAGGATTTACACGGCATTGATTTGAACATAAAAGCGGATTCCTCGAACTATCAGCTTTATCAAGGAGACATTACCGCGACATCTTTCCCAGATAGCTCGTTTGATGTGGGTGTAAGTGTTTCTGTGATTGAACACGGTGTTGATTTAGATGCGTTTTTTCGTGAAGCTTACCGGATTTTGAAACCAGGCGGATTATTGTTTGCCACAACTGATTACTGGCAGGATAAGATTTTGGTCGATCCTGCGATTCAGCCGTTTGGATTGACTTGGACAGTGTTTTCAGGTGCAGAGATTGAAACTGCGATCGGACTTGCTAAAACTCACGGATTTGTTCTAAATAACACGAATGAGATTCCTGCTTGTGCTGAAACGACTGTCTCCTGGTACGAGAAGAACTATACATTTATTGCACTGACGTTTCAGAAACCGTAA
- the hflX gene encoding GTPase HflX — protein sequence MATVYGQLQGIRSTHIKQIEKLYDTRFASDSLITSEFAEQLAALSHLIHQPICCYVNRRGQVLRVGIGTPMQTRLPESELPRRSRDRFSGIRCTVAQFQPPDTSAFIAMLRQRLDAIVVLTLQDKSIKQSYLLHLVPDIDQPWQVESMSLKTLIEQDADQLIEDWEKDIQDAGFDLSQTVEFDHDRALLVGLQTDKMSDQRFQDSIDELTRLVESAKGEVLGVVQQKRSHPHPQTVIGQGKVEELTLEAQRLGANVIVFNQDISATQARNLEAQIGLRVVDRTEVILDIFAQRARSQAGKLQVELAQLEYTLPRLRGRGQDMSRLGAGIGTRGPGETKLETERRTIQRKITQLQQEVNQLQAHRARLRQQRDRQDSPTIALVGYTNAGKSTLLNVLTRAEVYTADQLFATLDPTTRRLTITDPNTHDRKNLLLTDTVGFIHDLPPALMDAFRATLEEVTESEALLHVLDLSHPAWEQHLQSVNTVLSELPATPPDAVLVFNKIDRVKPETLSQVQQSYPDAIFISATERMGLEELEQRLLKLVDTLTVSETSVQ from the coding sequence ATGGCAACAGTCTACGGTCAGCTACAAGGCATTCGATCGACTCACATCAAACAGATTGAAAAGCTATACGACACCAGATTCGCCAGTGACAGCTTGATCACCTCAGAATTTGCGGAACAACTTGCCGCTCTCAGTCACCTGATTCATCAGCCGATTTGCTGTTATGTCAATCGACGTGGACAGGTGCTCCGAGTCGGAATCGGTACACCGATGCAAACAAGACTGCCCGAATCAGAGTTACCGCGTCGGAGCCGCGATCGCTTTAGTGGAATTCGCTGCACTGTCGCTCAATTCCAGCCACCGGATACGAGCGCGTTCATTGCAATGTTACGTCAGCGACTTGATGCGATCGTGGTTCTCACGCTACAAGACAAATCGATCAAACAGTCCTATCTCCTGCATCTCGTTCCCGATATTGATCAACCTTGGCAAGTCGAATCAATGTCACTCAAAACACTGATCGAACAGGATGCCGATCAACTAATCGAGGATTGGGAAAAAGATATTCAAGATGCTGGATTTGATCTATCGCAGACGGTTGAATTTGATCACGATCGCGCTTTACTGGTCGGATTACAAACTGATAAAATGTCTGATCAGCGCTTTCAAGACAGCATTGATGAACTTACTCGCTTAGTCGAAAGTGCTAAAGGCGAAGTTCTCGGAGTTGTTCAACAAAAGCGATCGCATCCTCACCCTCAAACGGTGATCGGACAAGGAAAAGTCGAGGAACTGACCTTAGAAGCTCAGCGCCTTGGAGCAAATGTGATTGTTTTCAATCAGGATATTTCAGCCACACAAGCCCGCAACTTAGAAGCGCAAATCGGGCTGAGAGTCGTTGATCGTACCGAGGTCATCTTAGATATCTTTGCTCAAAGAGCGCGATCGCAAGCCGGAAAACTTCAAGTCGAGTTAGCGCAATTAGAATACACACTGCCCAGATTACGTGGACGTGGGCAAGATATGTCGCGTCTAGGTGCAGGCATTGGAACCCGTGGACCTGGTGAAACGAAGCTTGAAACCGAACGCCGCACGATTCAACGCAAGATCACTCAACTTCAGCAAGAAGTGAATCAGCTTCAAGCACACCGAGCGCGACTTAGACAACAACGCGATCGACAAGACTCCCCAACCATTGCTTTAGTCGGCTACACCAATGCAGGCAAATCGACATTACTGAATGTACTAACTCGCGCTGAAGTTTACACTGCCGATCAGCTATTCGCGACTCTTGATCCCACCACTCGACGATTGACAATCACTGATCCGAATACTCACGATCGTAAAAATCTACTACTCACCGACACAGTAGGATTTATTCACGATTTGCCGCCTGCATTGATGGATGCGTTTCGGGCAACACTTGAGGAAGTGACTGAATCAGAGGCATTACTGCACGTTTTAGATCTGTCTCATCCCGCGTGGGAACAGCATTTACAGTCAGTAAACACGGTACTATCCGAACTGCCTGCAACGCCACCCGATGCGGTGCTTGTGTTTAATAAGATCGATCGCGTCAAACCAGAAACCTTATCACAAGTGCAGCAATCTTATCCTGATGCGATTTTCATCTCTGCAACAGAGCGAATGGGTTTAGAAGAGTTAGAACAACGATTGCTGAAGCTTGTAGATACCCTTACGGTTTCTGAAACGTCAGTGCAATAA